Proteins encoded in a region of the Trypanosoma brucei gambiense DAL972 chromosome 11, complete sequence genome:
- a CDS encoding corset-associated protein 17, putative, with product MDRKLVEMQAVISRREAEFRKQNIDLFTELLGEMRTEDGLCEKNSKELQYKQKELAKQRAEIEKAEKDVKAKLDKVKLTRSRLAEQMSEIKEKLETLRKWGPADHASPLGLLPAGATAAAPENGSNGPAQTS from the coding sequence ATGGATCGCAAGCTTGTTGAGATGCAAGCCGTCATTTCACGGCGTGAGGCGGAGTTCCGGAAGCAAAACATCGACCTCTTCACCGAACTCCTCGGGGAAATGAGGACGGAAGACGGTTTGTGTGAGAAGAACTCAAAGGAGCTGCAATACAAACAGAAGGAACTTGCAAAGCAAAGAGCAGAAATTGAAAAGGCGGAAAAGGACGTAAAGGCGAAGTTGGATAAAGTGAAGTTAACCCGTTCCAGGTTGGCAGAGCAGATGAgcgaaataaaagaaaaattggaGACATTGCGGAAATGGGGTCCTGCAGATCACGCGTCCCCACTGGGGCTTCTGCCAGCTGGTGCAACGGCGGCAGCTCCTGAAAATGGATCGAATGGGCCCGCTCAAACATCATGA
- a CDS encoding FG-GAP repeat protein, putative — MRLRDVFIVGVAIIFCIFGWHQEDGLAVWKGFEIPITDLESQRYMIPKPVVLDPMGDGRPVLIATTSYGSLEMFRTHSTSGAAETYATPVSMYQRSFFSRITAIGAGRLAVGEDYTIFVVTSDFLLYRLSPHDFSEVWSVPIHNVLSESFHTSVSVLSERIYEGDEGTVVIATQVPGPNHTKLMLFAAFNGADGKLRWRYTSDAESSVREVLDPEDAVGVGGSSPSGASVVVSSQATESFRLYEKPWTFYREAVSTLLPHRYSHPWDECLRAHVFFHTKNRKKTKAQAGSTVVVKYKDRFVRMNSEDYGELAERLGLVSKPQKKGNSHGEKERKSANVLAFHGEHGIEVVHLYTGSLITRVAPLKSAGVYYHDINDDFEIDAVSTLIGRRMEKHSHFDVDVTLDCLGVISTGAPAADHSLFQTSICNTEGIFGRLELIHRFIDGDTRGEGTPEVLSALELVGSHNTLSHTTKSVTPLVVQLHTLRGRGLFQVERLAVFMTDSGLVTCVDPSRRRVVWRSQTESSFWRLRSEREADVGEAASSETEHKQRTFPFPHLASYNFYQVNEDTVGHVGGPGRYLRVDPYIVAVGERKLTILSSRTGRVMRVVELEEPAVAPVIVQDFNGDGINDIIVVTEGGIYGFVIGARTSSDTVTALMILMVGLLVVLFVVRQLGGGVWSEDDILPTTTQDLYRMAKRKSGRATD; from the coding sequence ATGCGACTTCGTGATGTTTTCATTGTGGGTGTCGCGATTATCTTTTGCATATTTGGGTGGCATCAAGAAGATGGACTGGCCGTATGGAAGGGCTTTGAGATACCAATTACCGACCTGGAGTCGCAGCGGTACATGATTCCAAAACCCGTTGTCCTTGACCCTATGGGTGATGGTCGACCAGTCCTCATCGCAACCACTTCGTACGGGTCTCTTGAAATGTTCAGGACCCACTCAACGAGTGGGGCAGCTGAAACGTATGCAACTCCCGTCTCTATGTATCAGAGGTCGTTCTTTTCGCGAATTACAGCAATCGGAGCCGGAAGACTCGCCGTGGGTGAGGATTATACGATTTTTGTGGTTACGAGTGACTTTCTTTTGTACCGTTTGTCGCCCCACGATTTTTCCGAAGTATGGAGTGTACCAATCCATAATGTGCTGTCGGAGTCTTTCCATACGTCTGTCAGTGTTCTCAGTGAACGCATTTACGAAGGAGACGAGGGAACCGTCGTGATTGCCACCCAAGTCCCGGGACCGAATCACACAAAATTGATGCTGTTCGCTGCGTTTAATGGTGCGGATGGCAAGCTGAGGTGGCGTTACACTTCCGACGCGGAGAGTTCAGTTCGAGAAGTGCTGGACCCGGAGGATGCCGTTGGGGTGGGAGGCAGCTCACCGTCCGGTGCCTCTGTGGTGGTGAGTTCTCAGGCCACTGAATCTTTCAGATTGTACGAAAAACCGTGGACATTTTACCGTGAGGCCGTTTCGACACTTCTTCCCCACCGTTATTCTCATCCCTGGGATGAGTGCCTCCGTGCGCACGTGTTTTTCCACacgaaaaacagaaagaaaactaaGGCACAAGCTGGAAGCACAGTTGTAGTGAAATACAAGGATCGTTTTGTTCGAATGAACAGTGAAGACTACGGCGAACTGGCGGAGAGACTCGGCCTTGTGAGTAAacctcaaaaaaaagggaattctcatggggaaaaggagcgCAAGTCCGCCAACGTATTGGCTTTTCATGGAGAACATGGAATAGAAGTGGTACATCTATACACCGGAAGCTTGATTACGCGCGTGGCGCCGCTCAAGTCTGCTGGTGTTTACTATCATGATATCAACGACGACTTCGAGATCGACGCTGTCAGCACCCTCATAGGTCGGCGGATGGAGAAGCATTCGCACTTTGATGTGGACGTTACCCTCGACTGTCTCGGTGTCATTTCAACAGGTGCACCTGCGGCCGATCACTCACTGTTCCAGACGTCAATCTGCAACACCGAGGGGATTTTTGGCCGTTTGGAACTAATTCACCGCTTCATTGATGGCGACACGCGCGGAGAGGGCACTCCAGAGGTCCTGAGCGCCCTCGAGCTTGTTGGGAGCCACAACACCCTCTCGCATACTACAAAGAGCGTTACTCCACTTGTGGTGCAACTACACACGTTGAGAGGGAGAGGTTTGTTTCAAGTTGAACGGCTTGCAGTCTTTATGACCGATTCAGGGTTGGTCACATGCGTAGATCCATCGCGACGTCGAGTTGTTTGGCGTTCACAAACCGAGTCATCCTTCTGGAGGCTTCGCAGTGAACGTGAGGCAGATGTAGGGGAAGCAGCCTCCTCTGAGACAGAGCACAAGCAACGTACGTTCCCTTTCCCACATCTTGCTTCGTACAATTTTTACCAAGTTAATGAGGACACCGTTGGTCACGTAGGGGGGCCTGGACGGTATCTTCGGGTGGACCCGTACATTGTTGCTGTAGGCGAGCGGAAGCTGACCATACTGAGTTCCAGGACGGGACGTGTTATGCGAGTAGTGGAGCTGGAGGAACCAGCGGTGGCTCCCGTTATCGTGCAGGATTTCAATGGGGACGGTATCAATGACATTATCGTCGTAACGGAGGGTGGAATATACGGATTCGTGATAGGAGCGCGTACATCATCAGACACCGTCACTGCACTGATGATTCTAATGGTTGGGCTGCTTGTCGTCCTTTTTGTGGTCCGACAGTTAGGTGGTGGAGTCTGGAGTGAGGATGATATTTTGCCCACCACTACTCAGGATTTGTACCGTATGGCTAAAAGGAAGTCGGGCCGTGCAACGGACTGA
- a CDS encoding nucleoside diphosphate kinase, putative, producing MPSERTFIAVKPDGVQRNLVGEIIKRFENKGYKLVGLKLLQPTEEQAKQHYIDLASKPFYSGLVSYFSSGPIVGMVWEGLGVVKGGRVLLGATNPADSLPGTIRGDFAVDVGRNVCHGSDSVESAKREIAFWFKTEELVSWTSHSVKQIYERA from the coding sequence ATGCCCAGCGAGCGGACCTTCATTGCAGTCAAACCCGATGGCGTGCAGCGTAATCTCGTGGGAGAAATCATCAAGCGCTTCGAGAACAAGGGCTACAAACTTGTTGGTCTCAAACTTCTCCAGCCCACTGAGGAACAAGCCAAGCAGCACTACATTGATCTCGCATCGAAACCCTTCTACAGTGGCCTTGTGTCGTACTTTTCCTCTGGCCCTATCGTCGGTATGGTGTGGGAGGGCCTCGGTGTTGTAAAGGGCGGCCGTGTGCTTTTGGGCGCAACGAACCCCGCAGACTCGCTCCCTGGCACCATTCGTGGTGACTTCGCCGTGGATGTTGGCCGCAATGTGTGCCATGGGTCCGACAGCGTGGAAAGCGCCAAACGCGAAATCGCGTTCTGGTTCAAGACGGAGGAGCTGGTAAGCTGGACGTCCCACTCCGTCAAGCAAATTTATGAAAGGGCATAA
- a CDS encoding ubiquitin carboxyl-terminal hydrolase, putative, which translates to MRSGGFASEAPSGDTTTADEGSDVAPHASGCVQYDMDGMPAFKGSVCPKSPIQDPLVNPLDGYVEALVKRLGEALDPLGLAGALLRSSHVVTTFKEGVAVFDLPWVALLREASEKAFSSVDPALEELVSRDTFPAADNGASLNNARGNLVCGMTELAGVLRRCYSALGAAPLCSFDDVHERLLSISRRFVGDMGSSRGPFSTAQVPLSMEELKALLLQDVNRWGLSTFPYLVFAVSSRHPLQLVWNDATVDRAELAFHVYYMVARINRWEEETGSGRGILFPVEWMDELLRWLTDRDEVPLLPHRCPSQSLTPVSQMDYSPVPCAPGPFDISRVLRVTAEDPSKHMVQYDDGGVDVIPEDLFDYLWSLFGGGAKYIVMGKFRNKSKIMELLKPKRVSIAVTFEGSDREGQLRVDSLLLDDVLPRASLSEVSRRAIGELLDKHQYGWENGMELFGLTRPDNVIEMCVTHVHGKELQASRLVEVVDGKTVEDLLGDFRSSTEVVTDHCGPVLRVSLLVRHPAGLTSPAGPGFCGLTNVGNTCYMNSALQCLLSLGAVCRLLFSLRLSEYANLSITREFVNLLRDMLAGRRVAKTLPLKTAIGSVERRFNTYEQQDAVEFIEVLLDRIHEEMNHVYGKRYRERLDTDKDIPKSKLANCFWEDAKANNQSFVPQLFSHQSVHFFVCCNCKGTSTVFDNGSTLVATIAPPTRRVFDVDVLLPGELVRRVQVKVACGSDDCVRASDIEKEIWERLHSTNTDFFSSMATSVGCPEAQAPLKGKGQDNKQSLGDYRAVLCADSHTCFSDGGHVLHAAVLWRGAGLGAGEKRVLPTGPSLANRNSTEEFAEAQAVCNEFQQQREMKDQCVYIWYFLQPQGSSPPRDALLCHVECSSVDALGDRKSSLAYIIERSVNLGDHFLSWKLGCVDQCTSLEQDGGENKHLQRGPKKNLRVWFCSTMGDNGYYLNLEDTGDGRDWIDSGDLPLTLSMDSRVVIQYDDQMMQLSDAIRVTNFHSVGSSPFPGEPTFYSCNGTNKEAVDVHECLKSTFSSDILTGENSLNCSKCGGFCDGRVERRLFRLPPCLIISLKRFKLDIRGVTKDTAFVRFSEELDMKQFMDEESPEKHTKYKLVGVVFHRGGLSYGHYTAARFSKATKQWFCCDDSSVMVRDKGPWAWPAAGDAYILCYEQLVEG; encoded by the coding sequence ATGCGGTCGGGGGGGTTCGCTTCCGAAGCGCCATCAGGTGACACGACCACCGCAGATGAGGGATCAGACGTTGCGCCACATGCCTCCGGTTGTGTTCAGTATGACATGGACGGAATGCCAGCGTTTAAAGGGTCTGTTTGCCCTAAATCACCCATCCAAGATCCTCTAGTGAACCCACTGGACGGGTATGTAGAAGCGCTGGTAAAGCGACTCGGGGAAGCTTTGGATCCACTGGGCTTAGCCGGGGCGTTATTGCGCAGCAGCCACGTTGTAACGACCTTCAAGGAAGGTGTGGCTGTATTTGATTTGCCGTGGGTTGCTCTTCTACGCGAGGCTTCTGAGAAGGCTTTCTCGTCAGTGGACCCTGCACTGGAGGAACTCGTGAGTAGGGATACATTCCCCGCAGCGGATAACGGGGCCAGCTTGAATAACGCCAGAGGTAACCTTGTTTGTGGCATGACGGAGTTGGCAGGCGTTTTAAGGAGGTGTTATTCTGCCTTGGGGGCGGCTCCCTTGTGCTCTTTCGATGATGTACACGAGCGTCTGCTTTCCATCAGTAGGCGGTTTGTTGGTGACATGGGGTCGAGTCGTGGTCCCTTTTCAACCGCCCAGGTACCGTTAAGCATGGAAGAGCTTAAGGCATTACTTCTTCAAGACGTCAACAGATGGGGGCTAAGCACGTTTCCTTATTTAGTGTTCGCAGTCTCTTCGCGCCACCCTCTGCAGTTGGTCTGGAATGATGCCACAGTGGATAGGGCAGAACTAGCGTTTCATGTTTACTATATGGTAGCTCGAATCAATCGGTGGGAGGAGGAGACTGGATCGGGGAGGGGCATACTCTTTCCTGTTGAATGGATGGACGAACTCCTGCGGTGGCTCACAGATCGCGATGAGGTGCCGTTGTTGCCACATCGATGCCCATCACAGTCGCTTACACCAGTTTCACAGATGGATTATTCTCCCGTCCCATGTGCTCCAGGTCCTTTTGACATCTCGCGTGTGTTGAGGGTCACTGCTGAGGATCCAAGCAAACATATGGTCCAGTATGATGACGGCGGCGTAGATGTTATCCCTGAAGATCTGTTTGACTACCTGTGGTCGCTGTTCGGTGGAGGGGCAAAATACATAGTGATGGGTAAATTTCGTAACAAGAGTAAGATTATGGAGCTGCTGAAGCCGAAGCGTGTATCCATTGCCGTCACGTTTGAGGGATCCGATCGAGAAGGCCAGCTGAGAGTGGATTCGTTGCTCTTGGATGATGTGTTACCGCGGGCGTCGTTGTCGGAGGTGTCGCGGCGCGCTATAGGTGAATTACTGGATAAACACCAGTACGGGTGGGAGAATGGGATGGAGCTTTTCGGCCTTACGCGCCCGGATAATGTTATTGAGATGTGCGTCACCCACGTTCACGGTAAGGAGCTACAGGCTTCTCGGTTGGTGGAAGTTGTGGATGGAAAGACAGTAGAAGATTTACTTGGTGACTTTCGTAGCTCTACCGAAGTGGTCACTGACCATTGTGGGCCAGTTCTTCGAGTGTCGCTACTTGTTCGCCACCCAGCGGGACTGACATCACCTGCAGGACCTGGTTTTTGTGGCCTAACGAACGTTGGCAACACGTGTTACATGAACAGCGCTCTACAATGTCTGTTAAGTTTAGGGGCCGTGTGCCGTttacttttctcccttcgtCTCTCAGAGTACGCCAATCTATCAATTACACGTGAGTTTGTCAACCTTCTTCGTGATATGCTCGCTGGGAGAAGAGTTGCGAAGACCCTCCCCTTGAAGACGGCCATTGGGTCCGTGGAAAGACGCTTCAATACGTACGAGCAACAGGATGCCGTTGAGTTTATTGAAGTGTTGCTTGACCGCATACATGAGGAAATGAACCACGTGTACGGGAAGCGCTATAGGGAACGCCTAGACACTGACAAGGACATTCCCAAAAGTAAGCTGGCGAATTGCTTTTGGGAGGATGCAAAGGCCAACAACCAAAGCTTTGTTCCACAACTTTTTTCTCATCAGTCAGTTCACTTTTTCGTTTGCTGCAATTGCAaggggacgagtacagtatTTGACAACGGCTCTACGTTAGTTGCCACTATAGCGCCACCAACCCGACGTGTATTTGACGTTGATGTTCTCCTACCGGGAGAGCTTGTGCGTCGAGTGCAGGTGAAGGTGGCCTGCGGTTCCGACGACTGTGTTCGTGCGTCGGATATCGAGAAGGAAATATGGGAACGCCTACACTCTACGAATACggatttcttttcttccatggCTACCTCAGTCGGCTGCCCCGAAGCTCAGGCGCCCCTTAAAGGGAAGGGACAAGACAACAAACAATCACTTGGGGATTATCGGGCTGTTCTATGTGCGGATTCCCACACGTGCTTTTCAGATGGGGGACACGTACTTCACGCCGCAGTCCTTTGGAGGGGTGCAGGGCTTGGGGCGGGGGAAAAGCGTGTTCTTCCGACGGGGCCGTCGCTAGCCAACAGGAACAGTACGGAGGAATTTGCAGAAGCGCAGGCAGTGTGCAATGAATTCCAGCAGCAAAGGGAGATGAAAGATCAGTGTGTGTACATCTGGTACTTTCTTCAACCCCAAGGTAGTTCGCCCCCCCGCGATGCACTGCTCTGTCATGTGGAGTGTTCGTCGGTTGATGCTTTGGGTGACAGAAAATCGTCCCTGGCCTACATTATCGAACGAAGTGTCAATTTGGGTGATCACTTTTTGAGCTGGAAACTGGGCTGCGTTGACCAATGTACGTCGCTTGAACAGGATggtggagaaaacaaacatctGCAGCGCGGtccgaaaaaaaatctcAGGGTGTGGTTCTGTTCCACCATGGGGGATAACGGCTACTATCTCAATCTTGAAGACACTGGGGACGGCCGCGACTGGATTGATTCGGGCGATCTGCCACTTACTCTCTCGATGGACTCCCGCGTTGTCATACAGTACGATGATCAAATGATGCAACTTAGTGATGCGATCCGTGTCACGAACTTTCATTCGGTGGGCAGCAGCCCTTTTCCAGGTGAGCCCACATTTTATAGTTGCAATGGAACTAACAAGGAGGCGGTTGACGTTCATGAGTGTCTGAAAAGTACTTTTTCGTCCGACATCCTCACCGGGGAGAATAGTTTAAACTGCAGTAAATGTGGGGGTTTCTGTGATGGGCGCGTGGAAAGACGACTATTCCGTCTTCCACCGTGTCttattatttctctcaaGCGGTTCAAATTAGACATACGTGGAGTAACAAAGGATACTGCGTTTGTAAGGTTTAGCGAAGAACTGGACATGAAACAGTTCATGGACGAGGAATCGCCAGAAAAGCACACAAAGTACAAGTTGGTCGGCGTTGTCTTCCACCGAGGGGGTTTGTCATATGGGCACTACACAGCGGCGAGATTCAGCAAAGCCACCAAACAGTGGTTTTGCTGCGATGATTCTAGTGTGATGGTCAGGGACAAAGGGCCGTGGGCATGGCCCGCTGCAGGAGATGCGTATATTTTGTGCTACGAGCAGTTAGTTGAGGGCTGA
- a CDS encoding minichromosome maintenance (MCM) complex subunit,putative yields the protein MADGPTQEQTKKAAFAVAATSKYPNYLADRDLCRRFFEEFRDASGGMKYMDMAARVARRETNVFTVDLDDIQLYGQLYLAQRIQMNVMGYREEMYRVVDEIIPEAYFEEDMIDHLILEAQTAGQHLPPLLTRRYELVVMPLTSFSEPVPLRQLKGGLIGTLVVLRGICIAATAVRPKLSMLVSVCEVCAETTFQQVIGDRLTPLMVCQSQRCRLNNTVGRLLPQYKASKFTKHQELRLQELPQYVPRGAIPRTIRVICEGEQTRIATPGQVVKVVGTYCPDPSTGQGHEAFRASTMVKTLFRALRIELERRSYQEAADDLKIQVDNVKQHPDKEVVIEKLTRSVAPEIWGMEDVKKALLCLLVGGSSIANGIRIRSDTNICLMGDPGVAKSQLLKWIASVAPRSIFTTGKGSSGVGLTAAVTRDTYTGEVMLEGGALVLSDRGICCIDEFDKMDDSDRTALHEVMEQQMVSIAKAGIITSLNARTSILAAANPKYGRWRRNLTPSENVNLPPALLSRFDVLWLLLDESNRERDAELSMHVTYVHLHGVAPGTVSDNGFYGLSSDYFGKDFLQAYVGEAKKIHPIVDSSAAKVISDIYCEMRAQSVRHTNVVTARTLLSIIRLSQACARLRFSDRVVEADVREAGRLLDCSKISLQERVDTGGRRMVTTSDAAIFSTIKELARSRGSIDLAEVRPALMIKGIDESHLQRCLNTYADVGVWEVSGNTVHFSLE from the coding sequence ATGGCGGACGGGCCGACGCAAGAGCAGACCAAAAAGGCGGCATTTGCTGTAGCTGCCACCTCCAAGTATCCCAACTACTTGGCCGATCGTGATTTGTGCAGACGTTTCTTTGAAGAGTTTCGTGATGCGTCTGGCGGGATGAAATACATGGATATGGCGGCTCGGGTAGCCCGTAGGGAGACAAACGTTTTCACTGTTGATCTAGATGACATACAACTTTATGGGCAGTTGTACCTGGCGCAGCGAATCCAAATGAATGTCATGGGGTACCGTGAAGAGATGTATCGCGTTGTGGATGAGATAATTCCGGAGGCTTATTTCGAAGAAGATATGATTGATCACCTTATTTTAGAGGCGCAGACAGCGGGACAGCATCTTCCTCCATTACTTACGAGACGTTACGAACTGGTTGTGATGCCCTTAACTAGCTTCTCTGAGCCTGTGCCTCTCAGGCAGTTAAAGGGGGGTTTGATAGGCACACTCGTTGTGTTGCGTGGAATTTGTATTGCCGCAACAGCTGTACGCCCCAAGCTATCAATGTTAGTATCTGTCTGCGAGGTGTGTGCTGAGACCACATTTCAGCAAGTTATTGGGGATCGCCTGACCCCGCTAATGGTGTGCCAGTCACAGCGCTGCAGGTTGAACAATACCGTAGGTCGTCTCCTCCCTCAGTATAAGGCAAGTAAGTTCACCAAGCACCAGGAGCTTCGTTTACAGGAACTTCCCCAGTACGTGCCCCGAGGTGCCATTCCTCGTACGATTCGTGTCATTTGTGAGGGTGAGCAGACACGAATAGCAACCCCAGGACAGGTTGTAAAGGTTGTGGGGACGTATTGCCCTGATCCGTCTACTGGGCAAGGCCATGAAGCATTTAGGGCATCAACAATGGTGAAGACTCTATTTCGCGCTCTGCGCATTGAGTTGGAAAGGCGCAGCTATCAGGAGGCTGCAGATGACCTGAAGATTCAGGTAGATAATGTGAAGCAGCATCCCGACAAGGAGGTTGTTATTGAGAAGCTGACGCGAAGCGTGGCACCAGAAATCTGGGGAATGGAGGATGTTAAAAAGGCACTACTCTGTTTGTTGGTTGGGGGAAGCTCCATTGCCAACGGGATTCGCATACGAAGTGACACCAACATATGCTTGATGGGGGATCCCGGGGTCGCCAAAAGTCAGCTTTTGAAATGGATTGCTTCGGTAGCCCCTCGTTCTATTTTTACAACAGGGAAGGGCAGTTCTGGTGTTGGTTTAACGGCGGCTGTGACTAGAGATACTTACACCGGAGAGGTGATGCTTGAGGGTGGCGCATTGGTTCTTTCGGACCGGGGTATTTGCTGTATTGACGAGTTTGACAAAATGGACGATAGCGATCGGACAGCGTTACATGAGGTAATGGAACAACAGATGGTGTCTATAGCTAAAGCTGGGATAATTACTTCGCTCAATGCCCGCACATCTATTTTAGCCGCCGCAAACCCCAAGTATGGACGTTGGCGCCGCAATTTGACACCGAGTGAGAATGTAAATTTACCTCCCGCGCTACTTTCTCGTTTCGATGTCCTTTGGCTTCTGCTTGACGAATCAAACCGGGAACGGGATGCAGAACTTTCGATGCACGTAACCTATGTTCATTTGCACGGTGTGGCACCAGGGACGGTATCCGACAATGGGTTTTACGGTTTGTCAAGTGACTACTTTGGAAAGGATTTCCTGCAGGCATACGTTGGTGAAGCCAAAAAAATTCACCCTATTGTTGACAGCTCTGCAGCAAAGGTTATCAGTGACATTTATTGTGAAATGCGGGCTCAGAGTGTTCGTCACACAAACGTTGTTACCGCGCGGACACTACTCAGTATCATTCGCCTCTCGCAAGCATGCGCGCGACTCCGCTTCTCCGACCGTGTCGTTGAAGCTGATGTACGAGAGGCTGGTCGGCTTTTAGACTGTAGTAAGATTTCGCTACAAGAACGTGTGGATACCGGTGGGCGGCGAATGGTGACAACATCTGATGCTGCAATTTTCTCGACCATTAAGGAATTGGCTCGTTCCAGGGGGTCGATTGATTTGGCTGAGGTGCGACCGGCTCTTATGATAAAAGGTATTGACGAGTCACATTTACAACGCTGTTTGAACACTTACGCGGACGTGGGTGTGTGGGAAGTGAGCGGGAACACTGTTCACTTTTCACTGGAGTGA
- a CDS encoding tubulin binding cofactor A, putative: protein MSTSEGNAANRFAGRVKQAEDPFVKALRIKVNGLKRNMKDLEFAKKEVVCETARLESIRDTNPDRVKQQENVIAEAQMMIPHSENRVRAAIKDLQDFLDTHENDAEEGELMQDARTTLESAQLTLSKQ from the coding sequence ATGTCGACAAGTGAGGGCAATGCTGCTAATCGCTTTGCTGGTCGAGTAAAGCAGGCTGAAGATCCTTTTGTAAAGGCTCTGAGAATCAAAGTCAATGGACTCAAACGTAACATGAAAGACCTGGAGTTTGCAAAGAAGGAGGTTGTGTGCGAAACAGCACGCCTAGAATCAATCAGGGATACCAACCCGGATCgagtaaaacaacaagagaaTGTCATAGCTGAGGCACAAATGATGATTCCCCACTCTGAAAACAGAGTGAGGGCCGCTATAAAAGACCTGCAAGATTTTTTGGACACCCACGAAAACGACGCGGAAGAAGGGGAGTTAATGCAAGATGCCCGTACAACTTTAGAAAGTGCACAGCTAACTTTGTCTAAACAATAA
- a CDS encoding ATP binding protein-like protein, putative, producing the protein MTNPAEQALLRIAETIERAVDDEMERVDNMDDEELLDIRRKRLKALKEMEARREAWIRKGHGRLHEVSDPKEFFQFVQESERVVVHFMRRSTSRCSILERHLQIIAPQHFETRFCYVDVERIPSLAERFNVLMLPTLMLVENKNTFHSIIGFDEFGGTDDFASETVIKVLASYGMLNEQGMFAADQGND; encoded by the coding sequence ATGACGAATCCAGCAGAACAGGCGCTTCTGCGGATCGCAGAGACAATAGAGCGTGCTGTGGACGATGAGATGGAGCGTGTTGACAATATGGATGACGAGGAGCTGCTGGACATACGTCGAAAGAGGCTTAAGGCACTGAAGGAGATGGAAGCACGCAGGGAGGCATGGATAAGGAAGGGACATGGAAGACTTCATGAAGTGTCCGATCCGAAAGAATTCTTTCAGTTTGTGCAGGAATCTGAGCGGGTTGTCGTTCACTTTATGAGAAGAAGCACATCAAGGTGCTCCATATTGGAGCGCCACCTTCAGATAATCGCACCTCAACATTTCGAAACGCGATTCTGCTATGTTGATGTGGAGAGAATACCTTCTCTTGCGGAAAGATTTAATGTTCTGATGCTGCCGACGCTTATGCTAGTAGAGAACAAGAACACTTTCCACAGTATTATTGGGTTTGATGAGTTTGGTGGAACTGACGATTTTGCCTCCGAGACTGTAATTAAGGTACTTGCAAGCTATGGGATGTTGAATGAACAagggatgtttgcggcggaTCAGGGTAATGACTAA